A single genomic interval of Polaribacter vadi harbors:
- a CDS encoding zinc-dependent metalloprotease, translating to MKFKVLFVLILLQASLLYSQEKCGFTKHQEEFYELNPKAKLAHDKVELNLLKTGIQEFLSKKNADSNTIYEIPVVVHLMNDGTTPLRTEEEIITWIENCNKFYDTTFGGEWLTEANGGTVIPFRLVLAKRNPSCEATNGINQINVTSTYAKYSEKGLNSDNEDGVSEGQLRALSRWDPQMYYNIYVVNTFDSTPITQTGGLQGYAYFPTTPDSFYGTFMKSSVVVDKNDPTTLPHEFGHAMGLHHPFRTGSTSSCPTVSPEGCSVDNDLVCDTPSTISLLNTNPLPTNEDVNGCDNAGWNNVQFNVMNYTSSSRLFTPGQKDRALAMFLASRENLTKSLGGISPTGNTPASVVETTCVPPSLGANIGNFQFGMTLVEIGSIKNNSDASNSSNSNKAYYDYTTNGCLTNAYSTELVVANNPQTIKLQNGGPNPGIYSAWIDYNNDGLFSSEELIVTDQSIRSTSDGEFSFTIPSANVILDIPLRMRVIGDRLANSTTPCGSLEYGEAEDYIVILRATTLGVKNFVSEFVISPNPSLGIVNINYDKIISEVTVVNIAGQTVFNQKYDENKVSLDISNLSPAIYFIKVKSENKITTKKIIKK from the coding sequence ATGAAATTTAAAGTTCTATTTGTATTAATTTTATTGCAAGCATCATTATTATATTCTCAAGAAAAATGTGGATTCACAAAACATCAAGAGGAATTTTATGAGTTAAATCCAAAAGCTAAATTAGCGCATGACAAAGTTGAACTGAATTTACTTAAAACAGGTATCCAAGAGTTTTTAAGTAAAAAAAATGCTGATTCTAATACAATTTATGAGATACCTGTTGTTGTTCATTTAATGAATGATGGAACAACTCCATTAAGAACTGAAGAAGAAATTATTACTTGGATAGAAAATTGTAATAAATTTTACGATACTACTTTTGGAGGTGAGTGGCTCACAGAAGCTAATGGAGGAACAGTTATACCTTTTAGATTAGTTTTGGCTAAAAGAAATCCTAGTTGTGAAGCAACTAATGGAATTAACCAAATAAATGTTACAAGTACTTATGCTAAATATTCAGAGAAAGGATTAAATTCAGATAATGAAGATGGTGTTTCTGAAGGGCAATTAAGAGCTTTATCACGTTGGGATCCTCAAATGTATTATAATATATATGTAGTAAATACTTTTGACTCTACTCCAATTACACAAACAGGAGGTTTGCAAGGTTATGCTTATTTTCCAACAACTCCAGATAGTTTCTATGGTACTTTTATGAAGTCTTCTGTAGTTGTAGATAAAAATGATCCAACAACTTTACCTCATGAATTTGGTCATGCTATGGGTTTACATCATCCTTTTAGAACTGGTTCAACGAGTTCTTGTCCAACAGTCAGTCCAGAAGGTTGCTCAGTTGATAACGATCTAGTTTGTGATACACCTTCAACCATAAGTTTATTAAATACTAATCCTTTACCAACAAATGAGGATGTGAATGGTTGTGATAATGCTGGTTGGAACAATGTGCAATTTAATGTTATGAATTATACAAGTTCTAGTAGGCTTTTTACACCAGGTCAAAAAGATAGAGCATTAGCAATGTTTTTAGCTTCTAGAGAAAACTTAACAAAGTCTTTAGGGGGAATTTCACCAACAGGAAACACTCCTGCATCTGTTGTAGAAACTACTTGTGTCCCACCAAGTTTAGGTGCTAATATTGGAAATTTTCAATTTGGAATGACTTTAGTTGAAATAGGTAGTATTAAAAATAACAGTGATGCAAGTAATAGTAGTAATTCAAACAAAGCGTATTATGACTATACAACAAATGGCTGTCTAACAAATGCTTATTCTACAGAATTGGTAGTTGCAAATAACCCTCAAACTATTAAATTACAAAACGGGGGGCCAAATCCTGGAATCTATTCTGCTTGGATTGATTATAATAATGACGGTCTTTTTTCTTCTGAGGAGTTAATTGTAACAGATCAATCTATAAGGTCAACAAGTGATGGGGAATTTTCTTTTACAATTCCTTCTGCTAATGTAATATTGGATATTCCTTTAAGAATGAGAGTAATTGGAGACAGGCTAGCAAATAGTACAACACCTTGTGGATCTTTAGAATATGGGGAAGCTGAAGATTATATAGTTATTTTAAGAGCTACTACATTGGGCGTTAAGAATTTTGTTTCTGAATTTGTTATATCACCAAATCCTAGTTTAGGTATTGTAAATATAAATTATGATAAAATTATTTCAGAAGTAACTGTTGTTAACATTGCAGGACAAACTGTATTTAATCAAAAGTATGATGAAAATAAGGTTAGTTTAGATATAAGTAATTTATCTCCAGCTATTTATTTTATTAAAGTTAAATCAGAAAATAAAATTACGACGAAGAAAATTATAAAAAAATAA
- a CDS encoding acyl-CoA dehydrogenase family protein produces MDSMYFTEEHEAFRASFKDFLQKEVVPHIEKWEKTGTIERFIWKKFGEMGYFGLSTPEEFGGMDLDLFYTVIFLEEMQKINSGGFAAAMWAHEYLAMTHLNKEGNQQQKEKYLIPSVEGDMIGCMCITEPFGGSDVAGMRSTAIKQGDKYILNGSKTFITNGVYSDYLIVAAKTDPTDKYKGISIFVVDREAKGITATKLDKLGWKASDTGEIAFDNVEVPAENLLGEEGKGFPYIMQHFALERLIMGVNAHARAEFAVDYAIKYMKERLAFGKSLDKFQALRHKIAEMASKVDMCREYNYSITKRLDQGNYVVKEASMSKLLSTKMADEVIYDALQLLGGYGYMEDYPMARLLRDSRLGPIGGGTSEILKEIIAKMIIDGKEYKPAT; encoded by the coding sequence ATGGATAGTATGTATTTTACTGAAGAACATGAAGCATTTCGTGCAAGTTTTAAAGATTTTTTACAAAAAGAAGTAGTTCCTCACATTGAAAAATGGGAAAAAACTGGAACTATAGAACGTTTTATTTGGAAAAAATTTGGAGAAATGGGCTACTTTGGGTTGTCAACTCCAGAAGAATTTGGAGGAATGGATTTAGATTTATTCTATACAGTGATTTTTTTAGAGGAAATGCAAAAAATAAATTCTGGAGGATTTGCAGCTGCAATGTGGGCACACGAATATTTAGCAATGACTCATTTAAATAAAGAAGGGAATCAACAACAAAAAGAAAAATATTTAATTCCGAGTGTAGAAGGAGATATGATTGGTTGTATGTGTATTACAGAACCTTTTGGAGGAAGTGATGTTGCAGGAATGCGTTCTACAGCCATAAAACAAGGAGATAAATATATTTTAAATGGCTCTAAAACATTTATTACAAATGGTGTGTATTCAGATTATTTAATTGTTGCTGCAAAAACAGATCCAACAGATAAATATAAAGGAATAAGTATTTTTGTTGTAGACAGAGAAGCAAAAGGGATTACAGCCACAAAATTAGATAAGTTGGGTTGGAAGGCAAGTGATACAGGTGAAATCGCTTTCGATAATGTAGAAGTTCCAGCAGAGAATTTATTAGGTGAAGAAGGCAAAGGTTTTCCTTATATAATGCAACACTTTGCTTTAGAACGTTTAATAATGGGGGTAAATGCCCATGCAAGAGCAGAATTTGCTGTAGATTACGCAATTAAATACATGAAAGAAAGACTTGCTTTTGGTAAATCTTTAGATAAATTCCAAGCATTAAGACACAAAATTGCAGAAATGGCAAGTAAGGTTGATATGTGTAGAGAATATAATTACTCAATCACAAAAAGATTAGACCAAGGTAATTATGTAGTAAAAGAAGCAAGTATGTCTAAATTATTATCCACAAAAATGGCAGATGAAGTAATTTACGACGCACTTCAATTATTAGGTGGTTATGGTTATATGGAAGATTATCCAATGGCTCGTTTATTAAGAGATAGTAGGTTAGGCCCAATTGGAGGAGGGACATCAGAAATCTTAAAAGAAATCATTGCAAAAATGATCATTGACGGAAAAGAATACAAACCAGCAACATAG
- a CDS encoding helix-hairpin-helix domain-containing protein, with product MNIFKSHFWYNKSQRNGIFILVLLIIIVQIFIFVDVFTDNEIINTNNPELVAFQNQIDSLKAIEIENRKPKVYPFNPNYITDYKGEQLGMSLEEIDRLLVFRKTNKFINSKEEFQNITKVSDSLLNKISPYFKFPDWVVKQNQSSNSSRNSKESFTENSYKKKEVKISTTDINKATAEDFQSISGIGSAFSNRIIKYRSKLQGFSFDDQLYEVWGLDKEIADKVLSVFKIDEKPIIKKVNINTIEFKQLLKNPYVDYELCKKIFNYRDEVAELQNISELKHIEGFPVELYDRIVLYLEAK from the coding sequence ATGAACATATTTAAATCCCATTTCTGGTATAATAAAAGCCAAAGAAATGGGATTTTTATTTTGGTATTACTCATCATTATTGTTCAAATTTTTATTTTTGTTGATGTTTTTACTGACAATGAAATCATTAATACAAATAACCCAGAATTAGTTGCTTTTCAAAATCAAATAGATAGTTTAAAAGCTATAGAAATTGAAAATAGAAAACCAAAAGTTTATCCTTTTAATCCAAATTATATTACAGATTATAAAGGAGAACAATTAGGAATGTCTTTAGAGGAAATAGACAGACTATTAGTGTTTAGAAAAACCAATAAGTTTATCAACTCAAAAGAAGAATTTCAAAATATCACCAAAGTTTCTGACTCTTTATTAAACAAAATTTCTCCATATTTTAAGTTTCCAGATTGGGTTGTAAAACAAAATCAATCTTCCAATTCTTCGCGAAACTCAAAAGAATCTTTTACTGAAAATAGTTATAAAAAGAAGGAAGTTAAAATATCAACAACAGATATAAATAAAGCAACAGCAGAAGATTTCCAGTCAATAAGTGGAATTGGTTCTGCGTTTTCTAATAGAATTATTAAGTATCGTTCTAAATTACAAGGATTTTCTTTCGATGATCAACTTTACGAAGTTTGGGGTTTAGATAAAGAAATTGCAGACAAAGTGCTGTCAGTTTTTAAAATCGATGAAAAACCAATCATTAAAAAGGTAAATATAAACACAATAGAATTCAAGCAATTACTTAAAAATCCTTATGTAGATTATGAGTTGTGCAAGAAAATATTTAATTATAGAGATGAAGTTGCCGAACTTCAAAATATATCAGAATTAAAACATATCGAAGGTTTTCCTGTAGAATTGTATGATAGAATAGTCTTATATTTGGAAGCTAAATAA
- a CDS encoding alanine/glycine:cation symporter family protein — MNKKLLSLLFLAVPIVTFAQSTSDKIDVVFKDYTGWFVDAIFYEIPFSETFQIPWVLIVLVGGALYFTLYFKFINITGFVTAFQVVKGKYEDIEKHGVDKLYGDEAQVEDVIGSINDENENASEKSFGDQTPGGDVFETIRDESAEGEVSHFQALTAALSATVGLGNIAGVAVALSIGGPGATFWMIVAGFLGMASKFAECTLGVKYRDVDADGTVYGGPMYYLTKGLKEKGAGGLGKVLAVLFAIFVVGGSFGGGNMFQANQAAAQFTKLFDLTGGNAGLYFGIVMAVLVAVVIIGGIKRIASVTEKVVPFMAGIYVLAALIILFANFTLIDDAFMLIYEGAFSGLGIAGGLVGVMIQGIRRGAFSNEAGVGSAAIAHSAVRTKYPASEGIVALLEPFIDTVIICTMTALVIIITNFDGQFMQYGVEIKEGVELTAIAFDSVIPHFSIVLTIAVILFAFSTMISWSYYGMQGWKFLFGKGKITDLVYKVLFLMFVIVGASISLGAVIDFSDAMIFAMVVPNIIGVVMLSPVIKRELAKYTNAINKKEEAIEDGAIDVNDHM, encoded by the coding sequence ATGAATAAAAAACTCTTATCACTGCTTTTTTTAGCAGTACCAATAGTAACATTTGCTCAAAGTACATCCGATAAAATTGACGTGGTATTTAAAGATTACACAGGTTGGTTTGTAGATGCTATATTTTATGAAATTCCATTTTCAGAAACTTTTCAAATTCCTTGGGTATTAATTGTTTTAGTTGGCGGTGCTTTATATTTTACATTATACTTTAAATTTATAAATATTACTGGTTTTGTAACTGCTTTTCAAGTGGTTAAAGGTAAATATGAGGATATAGAAAAGCATGGAGTTGATAAATTATATGGAGATGAAGCTCAAGTTGAAGATGTTATCGGTTCAATAAACGATGAGAATGAAAATGCCTCAGAGAAATCATTTGGTGATCAAACACCTGGAGGAGATGTTTTTGAAACGATAAGAGATGAAAGTGCAGAGGGAGAAGTTTCTCACTTTCAGGCATTAACAGCAGCGCTTTCTGCAACTGTTGGTTTGGGTAATATTGCAGGTGTTGCAGTTGCTTTATCAATTGGTGGTCCAGGAGCTACATTTTGGATGATTGTTGCTGGTTTTTTAGGAATGGCATCAAAATTCGCAGAATGTACTTTGGGTGTTAAATATAGAGATGTAGATGCAGATGGAACCGTTTATGGTGGACCAATGTACTATTTAACAAAAGGATTAAAAGAAAAAGGCGCAGGTGGTTTAGGAAAAGTACTAGCAGTTTTATTTGCAATCTTTGTGGTTGGTGGTTCTTTTGGAGGTGGAAACATGTTTCAAGCAAACCAAGCTGCAGCTCAATTTACTAAATTGTTCGATTTAACTGGAGGTAATGCAGGTTTATACTTTGGAATTGTAATGGCTGTTTTAGTAGCTGTTGTAATTATTGGAGGTATTAAAAGAATTGCTTCTGTAACAGAAAAAGTAGTTCCTTTTATGGCTGGTATTTATGTATTAGCTGCGTTAATTATTTTATTCGCAAACTTTACTTTAATAGATGATGCTTTTATGTTGATATATGAAGGCGCATTTTCAGGCTTAGGAATTGCAGGTGGTTTAGTAGGTGTAATGATTCAAGGAATTCGTAGAGGAGCATTCTCTAACGAAGCAGGCGTTGGTTCAGCTGCTATTGCGCATTCAGCTGTAAGAACAAAATACCCAGCAAGTGAAGGTATTGTTGCGCTTTTAGAGCCTTTTATTGATACTGTAATTATTTGTACAATGACAGCTTTGGTAATTATTATTACTAATTTCGATGGACAATTTATGCAATATGGAGTAGAAATTAAAGAAGGTGTAGAATTAACAGCAATCGCTTTTGATTCTGTAATTCCTCACTTCTCTATAGTATTAACAATTGCTGTAATTTTATTCGCATTTTCAACAATGATTTCGTGGTCTTATTATGGTATGCAAGGATGGAAATTTTTATTCGGAAAAGGTAAAATAACAGATTTAGTTTATAAGGTTTTATTCTTAATGTTTGTAATTGTTGGAGCATCAATAAGTTTAGGTGCTGTAATTGATTTCTCTGATGCAATGATTTTTGCAATGGTAGTTCCAAATATTATTGGTGTTGTTATGTTATCGCCAGTAATTAAAAGAGAATTAGCAAAATATACAAATGCAATTAATAAAAAAGAAGAAGCAATTGAAGATGGAGCAATAGATGTAAACGATCACATGTAA
- a CDS encoding SDR family oxidoreductase, which translates to MIKVIITGSNGLLGQSLLNLLSEEKEKYEVYGFSKGINRSGREDFAYVSIDITNEENLRKSIKEIQPDFIINTAAMTQVDDCENNKQACDVLNVDVVKWLSEIAEEINAHVIHISTDFIFDGLKGNYKETDTPNPISYYGLSKLKSEKVLTSSNINFTILRTILVYGKVFDMSRSNIVLWVKQMLEEGKEITIVDDQYRAPTYVLDLAMACKISMDKKATGIFNISSNKLMSVFEITQEIAEVFNLDKSLLKPISTSTLNQTAPRPAKTGFDLSKTNRELNFYPKTFKEDLQKFKETLS; encoded by the coding sequence ATGATTAAAGTAATTATAACAGGCAGTAATGGTTTGCTTGGGCAATCCTTATTAAATTTATTATCAGAAGAAAAAGAAAAATATGAAGTCTACGGTTTTTCAAAAGGTATAAATAGGAGTGGGAGAGAAGATTTCGCATATGTTTCTATTGATATTACGAATGAAGAAAATTTAAGAAAAAGTATCAAAGAAATTCAGCCAGATTTTATAATTAATACAGCTGCAATGACGCAAGTTGATGATTGTGAAAATAACAAACAAGCTTGCGATGTATTAAATGTTGATGTTGTAAAATGGCTATCAGAAATTGCTGAAGAAATTAATGCACACGTAATTCATATTTCTACAGATTTTATTTTTGATGGTTTAAAAGGGAATTATAAAGAAACAGATACACCAAATCCAATTAGTTATTATGGATTATCGAAATTAAAATCAGAAAAAGTTTTAACCAGTTCAAATATCAACTTTACAATTTTAAGAACCATTTTGGTTTATGGAAAAGTGTTTGATATGAGTAGAAGTAATATTGTACTTTGGGTAAAACAAATGTTGGAGGAAGGAAAAGAAATTACAATTGTAGACGATCAATATAGAGCACCAACCTATGTTTTAGATTTAGCAATGGCTTGTAAAATTTCTATGGATAAAAAAGCAACAGGAATTTTTAATATCTCATCTAATAAATTAATGAGTGTTTTTGAAATTACACAAGAAATTGCAGAGGTATTTAATTTAGATAAAAGTTTATTAAAACCAATATCTACATCAACCTTAAACCAAACAGCGCCAAGACCTGCCAAAACAGGTTTCGATTTAAGTAAAACGAATAGAGAGTTAAACTTTTATCCAAAAACTTTTAAAGAAGATTTACAAAAGTTTAAGGAAACGTTATCGTAA
- a CDS encoding potassium channel family protein: MRNFDSKIYTTLLLVASTIAVGTIGYMWLSHYTFIDAVYMTVITVTTVGFGELRPFSPEEKVFTIFLILTSITIFGYAISAFSEYLVSGKLFDHFKHRNVEKQINRLTGHTIVCGFGRNGKQAILKLTNYNKKIVVIENDKEIIDLLDAEEILNVQGDATTDEVLLRAGITNAANLITTLPSDADNLFVVLSARQLNKDFKIISRASNESSYSKLKIAGADNVIMPDKLGGNHMASLVTTPDVIEFVDRLTIEGETTANLEEIDVDTLPAKYLGKTILDLDLRRQTGCTVIGFRNPDKDYIINPEANSKLIQGSHLIVLGRPEQIIKLRELF, translated from the coding sequence ATGAGAAATTTCGACTCTAAAATATATACAACCTTACTTTTAGTTGCATCTACTATTGCAGTAGGTACAATTGGCTATATGTGGTTGTCTCATTATACTTTTATAGATGCTGTTTATATGACTGTAATTACAGTTACTACAGTTGGTTTTGGAGAGTTAAGACCTTTTTCGCCCGAAGAAAAAGTATTTACAATTTTTTTAATTTTAACGAGTATTACTATTTTTGGATATGCAATTTCTGCCTTTTCAGAATATTTAGTAAGTGGAAAACTTTTTGATCATTTTAAACATAGAAACGTGGAAAAACAAATTAATAGATTAACAGGACATACTATTGTTTGTGGTTTTGGGAGAAATGGAAAACAAGCAATTTTAAAATTAACCAACTACAATAAAAAAATTGTGGTAATCGAAAATGATAAAGAAATTATAGATTTATTAGATGCAGAAGAAATTTTAAATGTGCAAGGAGATGCAACTACAGATGAGGTTTTGTTAAGAGCAGGAATTACAAATGCAGCAAATTTAATAACAACTTTACCTTCAGACGCAGATAATTTATTTGTGGTTTTAAGTGCGAGACAATTAAATAAAGATTTTAAAATTATAAGCAGAGCAAGTAACGAAAGTTCTTACAGTAAATTAAAAATAGCGGGTGCAGATAATGTAATTATGCCAGATAAATTAGGTGGAAATCATATGGCTTCTTTAGTGACAACTCCAGATGTTATTGAGTTTGTGGACAGATTAACAATTGAAGGTGAAACCACAGCAAATTTAGAAGAAATTGATGTTGACACACTTCCTGCAAAATACTTAGGAAAAACAATCTTAGATTTAGATTTAAGAAGACAAACAGGCTGTACAGTTATCGGTTTTAGAAATCCTGATAAAGATTACATTATAAATCCTGAAGCAAATAGTAAATTAATACAAGGTTCTCATTTAATTGTTTTAGGAAGGCCAGAACAAATCATTAAATTAAGAGAATTGTTTTAG
- a CDS encoding PspC family transcriptional regulator — protein sequence MKFIHSIRHFFERHGFGFFQRLADRLGMHAKNVRIYFIYVTFFTVGLSFGFYLTFVFAMKLKDLIYTKRSSVFDL from the coding sequence ATGAAATTTATACATTCAATACGTCATTTTTTTGAAAGGCATGGTTTTGGTTTTTTCCAAAGGCTAGCAGATAGATTGGGGATGCACGCAAAAAATGTACGAATCTATTTTATTTACGTAACTTTTTTTACAGTTGGTTTGTCTTTCGGATTTTACTTAACATTTGTCTTTGCAATGAAATTAAAAGATTTAATTTACACCAAAAGAAGTTCGGTTTTCGATTTGTAA
- the uvrA gene encoding excinuclease ABC subunit UvrA, with amino-acid sequence MKDQEYIEVYGARVHNLKNIDVKIPREKLVVITGLSGSGKSSLAFDTIYAEGQRRYIETFSAYARQFLGGLERPDVDKIDGLSPVISIEQKTTNKSPRSTVGTITEIYDFLRLLFARASDAYSYNTGEKMVSYSDEQIKELISTDFADKKIAVLAPLIKSRKGHYRELFEQISKQGFVRVRVDGEIKEIEKGMRLDRYKTHDIEVVIDRLLVNESSEKRLEETIKTALYSGNNIMMVIDIDEEKPRYFSRELMCPTTGIAYPNPEPNNFSFNSPKGACDTCNGLGVTQEINLKKVIPDTSISIKNGGIIPLGEQKNSWIFKQIQNIAERYQFKLTDAIKDIPKEALEIILNGGNEAFKIESKTVGVTRNYKIDFEGIVAFITGQFDNAESTSIKRWAKGFMDEVTCKTCEGKRLKKEALHFKITDKNISDLAQLDVLELAKWFSTIEKDLSEKQVTIASEILKEIRTRIQFLLDVGLDYLTLDRTSKSLSGGEAQRIRLATQIGSQLVGVLYILDEPSIGLHQRDNQKLIDSLIKLRDVGNSVLVVEHDEDMMKKADFVLDIGPGAGKHGGEIVSIGTYDEIIKTKTLTTDYLTGRKKIEVPKTRREGNGKTIKLKGASGNNLKNVSVEFPLGKMICVTGVSGSGKSTLINETLYPILNAHIYRGVKVPKPYKKIEGLEHVDKVIDIDQSPIGRTPRSNPATYTKTFDEIRSLFAKTTEAAIRGYKAGRFSFNVKGGRCETCQGAGVRIIEMNFLPDVQVECETCQGKRFNRETLEIRYKGKSISDVLNMTIEDATDFFEMIPKIHRKLKTIKDVGLGYITLGQQSTTLSGGEAQRIKLASELSKRDTGNTFYILDEPTTGLHFEDIRVLMDVLNKLADKGNTVLIIEHNLDVVKLADYVIDVGMEGGKKGGKILVTGTPEEVAKHKTSYTAKFLRKELN; translated from the coding sequence TTGAAAGATCAAGAATATATAGAAGTTTACGGAGCTAGAGTTCATAATTTAAAAAATATTGATGTAAAAATTCCTCGTGAAAAACTCGTGGTTATTACAGGATTAAGTGGAAGTGGAAAATCTTCCTTAGCTTTTGACACCATTTATGCAGAAGGACAAAGACGTTATATTGAAACGTTTTCTGCCTATGCTCGTCAGTTTTTAGGTGGATTGGAAAGACCAGATGTTGATAAAATTGACGGACTTTCGCCAGTAATTTCTATTGAACAAAAAACCACCAATAAAAGTCCACGTTCTACAGTTGGTACAATTACAGAAATCTACGATTTTTTACGATTATTGTTTGCAAGAGCTTCTGATGCATACTCTTATAATACTGGCGAAAAAATGGTCAGTTATTCAGATGAGCAAATAAAAGAATTAATTTCTACGGATTTTGCTGATAAAAAAATAGCAGTTTTAGCACCATTAATTAAATCTAGAAAAGGGCATTATCGTGAGCTTTTTGAGCAAATTTCTAAACAAGGTTTTGTTAGAGTTAGAGTTGATGGTGAAATTAAAGAAATAGAAAAAGGAATGCGTTTAGACAGATACAAAACGCATGATATTGAAGTGGTTATTGATCGACTTTTAGTAAACGAATCATCAGAAAAAAGATTAGAAGAAACCATAAAAACGGCTTTATATTCTGGGAATAATATTATGATGGTTATTGATATTGATGAAGAAAAACCTCGATATTTTAGCCGTGAATTAATGTGTCCAACCACAGGAATTGCATATCCAAATCCTGAACCTAACAACTTTTCTTTCAACTCGCCAAAAGGTGCTTGTGATACTTGTAATGGTCTAGGAGTTACTCAAGAAATCAACTTAAAAAAAGTAATTCCAGATACTAGTATTTCTATTAAAAATGGGGGAATTATCCCTTTAGGAGAACAAAAAAATAGCTGGATTTTTAAACAAATTCAAAATATTGCAGAACGTTATCAATTTAAATTAACAGATGCAATCAAAGACATTCCAAAAGAAGCTTTAGAAATTATTTTAAATGGTGGAAACGAAGCTTTTAAAATAGAATCTAAAACTGTTGGTGTAACAAGAAACTACAAAATAGATTTTGAAGGAATTGTAGCTTTTATTACAGGGCAATTTGACAATGCAGAAAGCACTTCAATAAAACGTTGGGCAAAAGGTTTTATGGATGAAGTTACCTGCAAAACTTGCGAAGGAAAACGTTTAAAAAAAGAAGCGCTTCATTTTAAAATTACTGATAAAAACATAAGCGATTTAGCACAGTTAGATGTCTTAGAATTGGCAAAATGGTTTTCAACTATTGAAAAAGATTTATCAGAAAAACAAGTAACAATTGCATCAGAAATATTAAAAGAAATACGAACTAGAATTCAGTTTTTGTTGGATGTTGGTTTGGATTATTTAACGTTAGATAGAACCTCAAAATCGCTTTCTGGTGGAGAAGCACAAAGAATTCGTTTGGCAACTCAAATAGGTTCGCAATTAGTGGGTGTTTTATATATTTTAGATGAACCAAGTATTGGATTGCATCAAAGAGATAATCAAAAATTGATAGATTCTTTGATTAAATTACGTGATGTTGGAAACTCTGTTTTGGTAGTTGAACATGATGAAGATATGATGAAAAAGGCCGATTTTGTGTTAGATATTGGTCCAGGAGCAGGAAAACATGGAGGAGAAATTGTAAGTATTGGAACCTATGATGAAATCATTAAAACAAAAACTTTAACTACAGATTATTTAACTGGCAGAAAAAAGATTGAAGTTCCTAAAACTCGAAGAGAAGGCAATGGAAAAACCATCAAACTAAAAGGTGCTTCTGGAAATAATTTAAAAAATGTTTCAGTTGAGTTTCCTTTAGGAAAAATGATTTGTGTTACAGGAGTTTCTGGAAGTGGAAAATCAACCTTAATTAACGAAACTTTATATCCGATTTTAAATGCTCATATATATAGAGGTGTAAAAGTTCCTAAACCTTACAAAAAAATTGAAGGTTTAGAACATGTAGATAAAGTGATTGATATTGACCAATCTCCAATTGGTAGAACACCAAGATCTAACCCAGCAACCTACACAAAAACGTTTGATGAAATTAGAAGTTTGTTTGCAAAAACAACTGAAGCTGCCATTCGTGGTTACAAAGCTGGTCGTTTTTCTTTTAATGTAAAAGGTGGACGCTGTGAAACCTGTCAAGGTGCAGGAGTTAGAATTATTGAAATGAACTTTTTACCTGATGTGCAAGTGGAATGTGAAACCTGCCAAGGAAAACGTTTTAACAGAGAAACTTTAGAAATTAGATATAAAGGAAAATCGATTTCTGATGTCTTAAATATGACTATTGAAGATGCAACCGATTTCTTTGAAATGATTCCTAAAATCCACAGAAAATTAAAAACGATTAAAGATGTTGGTTTGGGTTATATTACTCTAGGACAACAATCTACCACACTTTCTGGTGGTGAAGCACAAAGAATAAAATTGGCATCAGAATTATCTAAAAGAGATACAGGAAATACGTTTTATATTTTAGATGAACCAACAACTGGGCTTCATTTTGAAGACATTAGAGTGCTGATGGACGTTTTAAATAAACTAGCAGATAAAGGAAATACTGTTTTAATTATTGAACATAATTTAGATGTTGTAAAATTGGCAGATTATGTAATTGATGTTGGTATGGAAGGTGGAAAAAAAGGTGGAAAAATTTTAGTTACAGGAACTCCTGAAGAAGTAGCCAAACATAAAACAAGTTATACAGCAAAATTTTTGCGAAAAGAATTAAACTAA